In Atribacteraceae bacterium, the genomic window GACCGGTGACAGTGTCGCCGTCTATATCGCATCCCCAGTGCATTCCCACTATGAGCAGGGCATGGCGGCTCTACAGGCCGGGAAGCATGTGCTGATTGAAAAACCGATGGCCTTGAATTACAGTGAAGCAAGACAGATGGCCCAACTGTCCGAAAAAAACGGTCTGAAGCTGGGTGTTGCCCTGATGATGCGCTACAGTGTCTATCACCGTACGATCAAGACCCTGATCGAAAAGGGTGATTTGGGAGAAATGGTGGCCGGGCGGGCTCAACTGACCTGCTGGTATCCTCCGGCTCCCGGGGCCTGGCGTCAGGTCCGGGTGCAGGGCGGAGGAGGAGCGCTGAATGATATGGGTTGTCATTGTATCGATCTGCTCGAGTGGTTTCTGGGTCCCGTTTCGGAGGTTGCCGCCTTTACGGGAACCTTGACCCACCGCTACGAGGTGGAAGATACTTCGACGGTCATTCTTCGTTTCGAGAACGGAAGCCAGGGCATTGTCGATAACTATTTCAACGTTCCGGACCAGGCCGCCCGCAACGTCCTGGAGCTTTATGGAACCAAAGGAGCGGTTTCCTGCCGGAGGACCATCGGCCAGGACGGGGGAGGAGAGATGGAAGTTTTCACGCAAGAAGGCAGAGCCGGATACAATGCTGATCAAGTCCGCTTTTTCGACGAATACAGGCCGGTGCGCCTCACGCCGACCCCCCTGTACGCTCAGGAAATCGAGGCTATGAGTCGTTGGATTCAGGAAGGTGAAAAGCCACTGATCAGTTACGAGATAGGGCTGCGTAACATTCGTGTGGTCGAGGCGGTTTACCGTTCAGCCGAAGAAAAGCGGACGATTATCGTTGATTGAGAACCCCATTTCAAACTCTAACGCT contains:
- a CDS encoding Gfo/Idh/MocA family oxidoreductase translates to MKLKWAVVGAGGLARRRTIPEVIQFAQNSEIVSLMDVDEKAVRETGELFGVRHVCTTLDEILTGDSVAVYIASPVHSHYEQGMAALQAGKHVLIEKPMALNYSEARQMAQLSEKNGLKLGVALMMRYSVYHRTIKTLIEKGDLGEMVAGRAQLTCWYPPAPGAWRQVRVQGGGGALNDMGCHCIDLLEWFLGPVSEVAAFTGTLTHRYEVEDTSTVILRFENGSQGIVDNYFNVPDQAARNVLELYGTKGAVSCRRTIGQDGGGEMEVFTQEGRAGYNADQVRFFDEYRPVRLTPTPLYAQEIEAMSRWIQEGEKPLISYEIGLRNIRVVEAVYRSAEEKRTIIVD